In one Bordetella pertussis 18323 genomic region, the following are encoded:
- a CDS encoding MOSC domain-containing protein: MTAIVTAVCSSPGHTFSKPVREAITLVAGLGVAGDAHQGATVRHRSRVRADPGQPNLRQVHLIHGELHDALQQAGFNVAEGTLGENITTRGIDLLDLPRDSLLYLGGQAIVRITGLRNPCAQLDRYQRGLMAAVLERDAAGGLVRKAGIMAVVEAGGDVRAGDPIEVVLPPPPHHRLDCVYGPRNRDRRAVPR, encoded by the coding sequence ATGACAGCCATCGTGACCGCCGTGTGCAGCAGCCCCGGCCATACGTTCAGCAAGCCCGTGCGCGAGGCCATCACGCTGGTGGCCGGCCTGGGCGTGGCGGGCGACGCGCACCAGGGCGCGACGGTGCGGCACCGTTCCCGCGTGCGCGCCGATCCCGGCCAGCCCAATCTGCGGCAGGTGCACCTGATCCATGGCGAGCTGCACGACGCGCTGCAGCAGGCCGGTTTCAACGTGGCCGAGGGCACCCTGGGCGAGAACATCACCACGCGCGGCATCGACCTGCTGGACCTGCCGCGCGACAGCCTGTTGTACCTGGGCGGCCAGGCCATCGTGCGCATCACCGGCCTGCGCAATCCGTGCGCACAATTGGACCGCTACCAGCGCGGCCTGATGGCCGCCGTGCTGGAGCGCGACGCCGCCGGCGGGCTGGTGCGCAAGGCCGGCATCATGGCGGTGGTGGAGGCCGGCGGCGACGTGCGCGCCGGCGACCCGATCGAAGTCGTCCTGCCGCCGCCGCCGCATCATCGGCTCGATTGCGTCTATGGTCCGCGGAACAGGGACCGGCGCGCCGTCCCGCGCTGA
- the purE gene encoding 5-(carboxyamino)imidazole ribonucleotide mutase, with protein MTSNSSASGAPLVGVIMGSSSDWEVMKHAVAMLQDFGVAHEARVISAHRMPQDMAEYGAAARARGLRAIIAGAGGAAHLPGMMAALTEVPVFGVPVPSRYLRGEDSLLSIVQMPKGVPVATFAIGEAGAANAALHAIATLATTDDALHARLVAFRARQTDAARAMKVPPEA; from the coding sequence ATGACGAGCAACTCTAGCGCATCGGGCGCGCCCCTGGTGGGCGTGATCATGGGATCTTCCAGCGACTGGGAGGTCATGAAACACGCCGTGGCCATGCTGCAGGATTTCGGCGTGGCGCACGAGGCGCGCGTGATTTCGGCGCACCGCATGCCGCAGGACATGGCCGAGTATGGCGCGGCGGCGCGCGCGCGCGGCTTGCGCGCCATCATTGCCGGCGCCGGCGGCGCGGCCCACCTGCCTGGCATGATGGCCGCGCTGACCGAGGTGCCGGTATTCGGCGTGCCGGTTCCGTCCAGGTACCTGCGCGGCGAGGACTCGCTGCTTTCCATCGTGCAGATGCCCAAGGGCGTGCCGGTGGCCACCTTTGCCATCGGCGAGGCCGGCGCGGCCAACGCGGCGCTGCATGCCATCGCCACGCTGGCCACCACCGACGACGCCCTGCACGCCCGGCTGGTCGCGTTCCGCGCGCGGCAGACCGATGCGGCGCGCGCCATGAAAGTGCCTCCCGAAGCCTGA
- the fba gene encoding class II fructose-bisphosphate aldolase (catalyzes the reversible aldol condensation of dihydroxyacetonephosphate and glyceraldehyde 3-phosphate in the Calvin cycle, glycolysis, and/or gluconeogenesis) gives MALVSMRQLLDHAAEHGYGIPAFNVNNLEQVQAIMEAAAETDSPVIMQASAGARKYAGEGFLKYLIQAAVESYPHIPVVMHQDHGQSPAVCQGAIDLGFSSVMMDGSLKEDGKTIADYDYNVDVTKKVVDMAHKLGVTVEGELGCLGSLETMQGDKEDGHGADGKLTMEQLLTDPEQAADFVRRTQLDALAIAIGTSHGAYKFTRKPTGDILSIARIKEIHARLPNTHLVMHGSSSVPQDLLAEIREFGGDMKETYGVPVEEIQEAIKFGVRKINIDTDIRLAMTGAIRRFFAENPSKFDPREYLKPARAAAKAICVQRYTQFGTAGNASKIKPLPLADMAQQYAAGKLAQVVQ, from the coding sequence ATGGCCCTAGTTTCCATGCGCCAATTGCTCGACCACGCCGCCGAGCACGGCTACGGCATTCCCGCTTTCAACGTCAACAACCTGGAGCAGGTCCAGGCCATCATGGAAGCCGCCGCCGAGACCGACAGCCCGGTGATCATGCAGGCCTCGGCCGGCGCCCGCAAATATGCCGGCGAAGGCTTCCTGAAATACCTCATCCAGGCCGCCGTCGAGTCGTACCCCCACATCCCGGTCGTCATGCACCAGGACCACGGCCAGTCGCCCGCGGTTTGTCAGGGCGCCATCGACCTGGGCTTTTCCAGCGTGATGATGGACGGCTCGCTGAAAGAAGACGGCAAGACCATCGCCGACTACGACTACAACGTCGACGTCACCAAGAAAGTGGTGGACATGGCCCACAAGCTGGGCGTGACGGTCGAAGGCGAACTGGGTTGCCTGGGCTCGCTGGAAACCATGCAGGGCGACAAGGAAGACGGCCACGGCGCCGACGGCAAGCTGACCATGGAACAGCTGCTGACCGACCCCGAGCAGGCCGCCGATTTCGTGCGCCGCACCCAGCTCGACGCGCTGGCCATCGCCATCGGCACCAGCCACGGCGCCTACAAGTTCACCCGCAAGCCCACCGGCGACATCCTGTCGATCGCGCGCATCAAGGAAATCCACGCCCGCCTGCCCAACACCCACCTGGTGATGCACGGCAGCTCCAGCGTGCCGCAGGACCTGCTGGCCGAGATCCGCGAATTCGGCGGCGACATGAAGGAAACCTACGGCGTGCCGGTCGAGGAAATCCAGGAAGCCATCAAGTTCGGCGTGCGCAAGATCAACATCGATACCGACATCCGCCTGGCCATGACCGGCGCGATCCGCCGCTTCTTCGCCGAGAACCCGAGCAAGTTCGACCCGCGCGAATACCTCAAGCCGGCCCGCGCCGCCGCCAAGGCGATCTGCGTGCAGCGCTACACCCAGTTCGGCACCGCCGGCAACGCCAGCAAGATCAAGCCGCTGCCGCTGGCCGACATGGCGCAGCAATACGCCGCCGGCAAGCTGGCCCAGGTGGTGCAGTAA
- a CDS encoding 5-(carboxyamino)imidazole ribonucleotide synthase, translating to MTQSSTFDPIASGDWLGLLGGGQLGRMFCHAAQSLGYKVAVLDPADECPAGMVADLHIQAAYDDADGLARLAGRCRAVTTEFENVPADSLRALAARCRVSPAADAVAVVQDRIAEKTFIAGQGIEVAPHAAICARDDLLAAPQALFPGILKVARLGYDGKGQARIASREEALAAFDEFGGIPCVLEALLPLDYEISVVIARGFDGASMVFPIARNVHRDGILAVSSVTPGAADASHAARQVQATQAAQAIAQGLGYHGVLCVEFFVLGDGRLVVNEIAPRPHNSGHYTIDACVTSQFEQQARVMAGLPLGSADLLAPAVMLNILGDVWFEPGAHAPREPDWSAALAVPSAKLHLYGKREARRGRKMGHVTIVAATPEQARDDAARVACALGMAAPL from the coding sequence ATGACGCAATCCTCCACGTTCGATCCCATTGCTTCCGGCGACTGGCTGGGCCTGTTGGGCGGCGGCCAGCTGGGCCGCATGTTCTGTCATGCCGCCCAGAGCCTGGGCTACAAGGTCGCCGTGCTCGACCCGGCCGACGAGTGTCCGGCCGGCATGGTGGCCGATCTGCATATCCAGGCCGCCTACGACGACGCCGACGGCCTGGCGCGCCTGGCCGGCCGCTGCCGCGCGGTGACCACCGAATTCGAGAACGTGCCGGCCGACAGCCTGCGCGCGCTGGCGGCGCGCTGCCGCGTCAGCCCCGCGGCCGACGCGGTGGCCGTGGTGCAGGACCGCATCGCCGAGAAAACCTTCATCGCCGGCCAGGGCATCGAGGTCGCCCCGCACGCCGCGATCTGCGCCCGCGACGATCTGCTGGCCGCGCCCCAGGCGCTGTTCCCGGGCATCCTCAAGGTGGCGCGCCTGGGCTACGACGGCAAGGGCCAGGCGCGCATCGCCAGCCGCGAAGAGGCGCTGGCCGCGTTCGACGAGTTCGGCGGCATCCCCTGTGTGCTGGAAGCGCTGCTGCCGCTGGACTACGAAATCTCGGTGGTGATCGCGCGCGGCTTCGACGGCGCCAGCATGGTGTTCCCGATCGCCCGCAACGTGCACCGCGACGGCATCCTGGCGGTGTCGTCCGTGACGCCGGGCGCGGCCGACGCCAGCCACGCGGCGCGCCAGGTCCAGGCCACGCAGGCGGCGCAGGCCATCGCGCAGGGCCTGGGCTACCACGGCGTGCTGTGCGTGGAGTTCTTCGTGCTGGGCGACGGCCGGCTGGTGGTCAACGAAATCGCGCCGCGGCCGCACAACAGCGGCCACTACACCATCGACGCCTGCGTCACCAGCCAGTTCGAGCAGCAGGCCCGCGTCATGGCCGGGCTGCCGCTGGGCAGCGCCGATCTGCTGGCGCCGGCCGTGATGCTCAATATCCTGGGCGACGTGTGGTTCGAGCCGGGCGCGCATGCGCCGCGCGAACCCGACTGGTCCGCCGCGCTGGCGGTGCCGAGCGCCAAGCTGCACCTGTACGGCAAGCGCGAGGCGCGCCGCGGCCGCAAGATGGGGCACGTGACCATCGTGGCCGCCACGCCCGAGCAGGCGCGCGACGACGCGGCGCGCGTGGCGTGCGCGCTGGGCATGGCCGCGCCGCTCTGA
- a CDS encoding type II toxin-antitoxin system MqsR family toxin, giving the protein MGGAATKKPGQKRRAGAAALGLDFSAMVEIVLALTPRDFHKSMTTHADHRIWQDVYCPVTAMGAVYLKLTVLDGVPIVSFKEL; this is encoded by the coding sequence ATTGGAGGCGCGGCGACAAAAAAGCCGGGACAAAAGCGTCGCGCCGGGGCGGCGGCGCTGGGGCTGGATTTCAGCGCCATGGTCGAAATCGTGCTTGCATTGACACCGCGGGATTTCCACAAAAGCATGACTACCCATGCCGACCATCGCATTTGGCAGGACGTCTATTGCCCGGTGACAGCGATGGGCGCCGTCTACCTGAAGCTGACGGTCCTCGACGGCGTGCCGATCGTGTCGTTCAAGGAGTTGTGA
- a CDS encoding type II toxin-antitoxin system MqsA family antitoxin, whose amino-acid sequence MKCPVCGAAALARDTRDVPYSYKGETITIAAVTGDWCPACGENVLDGAESARVSEAMLAFNRLVNARRVDPGFIVRVRRKLGLDQREAAALFGGGTNAFSRYENGKTRPPLALVKLLRLLDRHPELLEEVRAD is encoded by the coding sequence ATGAAGTGTCCCGTATGCGGAGCGGCCGCGCTGGCGCGTGATACTCGCGATGTGCCCTATAGCTACAAGGGCGAGACCATCACGATTGCGGCGGTGACGGGCGACTGGTGTCCGGCATGCGGCGAGAACGTGCTCGATGGCGCTGAATCGGCGCGGGTGAGCGAGGCCATGCTGGCTTTCAACCGCCTGGTCAACGCCCGCCGCGTCGACCCCGGGTTCATCGTGCGGGTGCGCAGGAAGCTGGGGCTGGACCAGCGCGAAGCCGCGGCGCTGTTCGGCGGCGGCACCAATGCGTTCTCGCGTTACGAGAACGGCAAGACGCGCCCGCCGCTGGCGCTGGTGAAGCTGCTCAGGCTGCTGGATCGCCATCCGGAGCTGCTGGAGGAAGTCCGTGCGGATTGA
- a CDS encoding GFA family protein, which translates to MSPAPAAGTPADIHTYTGGCLCQAVRFRATGPLLAAATCHCRECQYLSGGAPAHALLLPAGALRLERGAPREYHYRSAAGRRVMRSFCADCGTPLFGHTEDAGYTVVRAGALDEPERFANQLTVWTASAPPWHAIDTAHPHFAGNAPS; encoded by the coding sequence ATGAGCCCTGCCCCCGCCGCCGGCACGCCGGCCGACATCCATACCTATACCGGCGGCTGCCTGTGCCAGGCGGTGCGTTTCCGCGCCACCGGCCCGCTGCTGGCCGCCGCCACCTGTCATTGCCGCGAATGCCAGTACCTGAGCGGCGGCGCGCCGGCGCATGCCCTGCTGCTGCCGGCCGGCGCGCTGCGCCTCGAACGGGGCGCCCCGCGCGAGTACCATTACCGCAGCGCGGCGGGACGCCGGGTCATGCGCAGCTTCTGCGCCGACTGCGGCACGCCGCTGTTCGGCCATACCGAAGACGCCGGCTACACCGTGGTGCGGGCCGGCGCGCTGGACGAACCGGAGCGCTTTGCCAACCAGCTCACGGTCTGGACCGCCTCGGCGCCGCCCTGGCACGCCATCGACACTGCCCACCCGCACTTCGCGGGCAATGCGCCGTCATAG
- a CDS encoding disulfide bond formation protein B → MIFLRNPGRGSRIVNTLVLLAVSLLLLSALAWQWLDAEAPCPLCLLQRAALVLIGVGLLLNVRMGPSPLHYAMVLAPALGGLTAAGWQLLSPDAGAAAPPWQGWAFLLFGAMLVYCTLMLAADRKWGDNALKKPVALPGALVMGLFLVAVLANAAGTAL, encoded by the coding sequence ATGATCTTCCTGCGCAATCCCGGCCGCGGCTCCCGCATCGTCAATACCCTGGTCCTGCTGGCGGTCAGCCTGCTGCTGCTGTCGGCGCTGGCCTGGCAGTGGCTCGACGCCGAGGCGCCTTGTCCGCTGTGCCTGCTGCAGCGCGCGGCGCTGGTGCTGATCGGCGTCGGCCTGCTGCTGAACGTGCGCATGGGGCCGTCGCCGCTGCATTACGCCATGGTGCTGGCGCCCGCGCTGGGCGGGCTGACTGCGGCGGGCTGGCAATTGCTGTCGCCGGACGCCGGCGCGGCGGCGCCGCCCTGGCAGGGCTGGGCCTTCCTGCTGTTCGGCGCCATGCTGGTGTATTGCACCCTGATGCTGGCGGCCGACCGCAAATGGGGCGACAACGCCCTGAAAAAACCGGTGGCGCTGCCCGGCGCGCTGGTGATGGGCCTGTTCCTGGTGGCGGTGCTGGCCAATGCCGCCGGCACCGCCCTGTAG
- a CDS encoding phosphoribosylaminoimidazolesuccinocarboxamide synthase: MTSALHESSIKSLPLLGRGKVRDMYAVGDDKLLIVASDRISAFDVILDDPIPGKGQVLTELTDFWLRKLAHILPNHSTGIQPEDVVAPDEVDQVRGRAVVVKRLKPILVEAVARGYLIGSGWKDYQASGSVCGIALPAGLQQASQLPEPIFTPAAKAEFGMHDENVDFAHVVKEVGQEMAERIRDVTLRLYGEAARFAATKGIIIADTKFEFGLDDNGTLHLMDEVLTPDSSRFWPADGYRVGISPPSFDKQFVRDWLETQPWDKTPPAPRLPRDVLEKTAAKYREALDRLLA; the protein is encoded by the coding sequence GTGACTTCCGCTTTGCATGAATCCAGCATCAAGTCCCTGCCGCTCCTGGGGCGCGGCAAGGTGCGCGATATGTACGCCGTGGGCGACGACAAGCTGCTGATCGTGGCGTCCGACCGCATCTCGGCGTTCGACGTCATCCTCGATGATCCCATCCCCGGCAAGGGCCAGGTGCTCACCGAGCTGACCGACTTCTGGCTGCGCAAGCTGGCCCATATCCTGCCCAACCACTCCACCGGGATCCAGCCCGAGGACGTGGTGGCGCCCGACGAGGTCGACCAGGTGCGCGGCCGCGCCGTGGTGGTCAAGCGCCTCAAGCCCATCCTGGTCGAGGCGGTGGCGCGCGGCTACCTGATCGGATCGGGCTGGAAGGACTACCAGGCCAGCGGCTCGGTGTGCGGCATCGCGCTGCCCGCCGGCCTGCAGCAGGCCAGCCAGTTGCCCGAGCCGATTTTCACGCCGGCGGCCAAGGCCGAGTTCGGGATGCACGACGAGAACGTCGACTTCGCCCATGTGGTCAAGGAAGTCGGCCAGGAAATGGCCGAGCGCATCCGCGACGTGACGCTGCGCCTGTACGGCGAGGCGGCGCGCTTTGCCGCCACCAAGGGCATCATCATTGCCGACACCAAGTTCGAATTCGGGCTGGACGACAACGGTACGCTGCACCTGATGGACGAAGTGCTCACGCCCGACTCGTCGCGCTTCTGGCCGGCCGACGGCTACCGGGTGGGCATCAGCCCGCCTTCGTTCGACAAGCAGTTCGTGCGCGACTGGCTGGAAACCCAGCCCTGGGACAAGACCCCGCCCGCGCCGCGCCTGCCGCGCGACGTGCTGGAAAAGACCGCCGCCAAGTACCGCGAAGCGCTCGACCGCCTGCTCGCCTGA
- a CDS encoding amino acid ABC transporter substrate-binding protein: protein MKRHIAMAAGALALALGAQAAHAGPTLDAVKKKGFVQCGLTDGVAGFSATNSKGEWEGMDVDICRAVAAAVFGDAGKFKGTALSTQQRFTALQSGEVDVLLRTVTLTQTRDTSLGLAAVAASFYDGQGVLVRKALGVKSAKELDEATICVQPGTTTELNLADWFRANGIKFTPVVIDKVTEVVRAFESGRCDAFTDDASQLAAVRATQVAKPDDFEILPERFSKEPLGPMVRQGDENWLGIVRWTLFALMEAEEYGITQQNVDEMLKSKNPNVLRILGVTPGAGKNMGLDEKWAYNAIKAVGNYSQIFERNVGKDSRLGLQRGVNALWSQGGAMYPWPIR from the coding sequence ATGAAGCGGCATATTGCAATGGCGGCGGGGGCGTTGGCCCTGGCCCTGGGCGCGCAGGCGGCGCACGCCGGCCCCACGCTGGACGCGGTCAAGAAGAAAGGGTTCGTCCAATGCGGGCTGACCGATGGCGTGGCCGGGTTCAGCGCCACCAACAGCAAGGGCGAATGGGAGGGCATGGATGTCGACATCTGCCGCGCCGTCGCCGCCGCGGTGTTCGGCGACGCCGGCAAATTCAAGGGCACGGCGCTGTCCACCCAGCAACGCTTCACCGCGCTGCAGTCGGGCGAGGTCGATGTGCTGCTGCGTACCGTGACGCTGACGCAGACGCGCGACACCTCGCTCGGCCTGGCGGCCGTGGCGGCCAGTTTCTACGATGGCCAGGGCGTGCTGGTGCGCAAGGCGCTGGGCGTGAAATCCGCCAAGGAGCTCGACGAGGCCACCATTTGCGTGCAGCCGGGCACCACCACCGAGCTCAACCTGGCCGATTGGTTCCGCGCCAATGGCATCAAGTTCACGCCGGTCGTGATCGACAAGGTCACGGAGGTGGTGCGGGCGTTCGAGTCGGGCCGCTGCGACGCGTTCACCGACGACGCTTCCCAGCTGGCGGCCGTGCGCGCCACGCAAGTGGCCAAGCCCGACGATTTCGAGATCCTGCCCGAGCGCTTCTCGAAAGAGCCGCTCGGCCCCATGGTGCGCCAGGGCGACGAGAACTGGCTGGGCATCGTGCGCTGGACCCTGTTCGCGCTGATGGAGGCCGAGGAATACGGCATCACCCAGCAAAACGTCGACGAGATGCTCAAGAGCAAGAACCCCAACGTGCTGCGCATCCTGGGCGTGACGCCCGGCGCCGGCAAGAACATGGGGCTGGACGAGAAGTGGGCCTATAACGCCATCAAGGCGGTGGGCAACTACAGCCAGATCTTCGAGCGCAATGTCGGCAAGGACAGCCGGCTGGGCCTGCAGCGCGGCGTCAACGCGCTCTGGAGCCAGGGCGGCGCCATGTATCCCTGGCCGATACGCTAG
- a CDS encoding helix-turn-helix transcriptional regulator: protein MDAKPAAAAAAQTEDRLLHVLYGTLNDDTQWQQVLAALCRRFATRAAALAHYDFDAGAGRILYQAPADGPLQAIYDQGRPLNPWFLSKAPYLPGRILDSPELIAPEDFLQTDFYREILRPHGLFHRLCGVLARQRNHVWYLVLHRRKEQMPFDSADRARLRTLMPHLMTVFEVRTRCAAQVRLAGLLARIVQAYLPPVLVLDRDGAVLHGEIAADALPAQLRLVDGRLATRDAALQKPLRDRIRRMAEAAQAGKPGRASLALDEADGAAPIQLTLCALGPDTNAQGGQAGALVGLLISDPGQDARQAMRRFADHFALSPAEEKVSALILQGMTPARVARSLHISEHTVRSHLKQIFRKTNTHRQAELMSLRERADY, encoded by the coding sequence ATGGACGCCAAACCAGCCGCCGCGGCCGCCGCGCAAACCGAAGACCGGCTGCTGCACGTGCTCTACGGCACCTTGAACGATGACACGCAATGGCAGCAAGTGCTGGCGGCGCTGTGCCGCCGCTTCGCCACGCGCGCCGCCGCCCTGGCCCACTACGATTTCGATGCCGGCGCCGGCCGCATTCTCTACCAGGCGCCGGCCGATGGCCCGCTGCAGGCCATCTACGACCAGGGCCGCCCGCTCAACCCCTGGTTCCTGTCCAAGGCGCCCTACCTGCCCGGGCGCATCCTGGACAGCCCGGAACTGATCGCGCCCGAGGACTTCCTGCAGACGGATTTCTACCGCGAGATCCTGCGGCCGCACGGCCTGTTCCATCGCCTGTGCGGGGTGCTGGCGCGCCAGCGCAACCATGTCTGGTATCTGGTCCTGCATCGCCGCAAGGAGCAGATGCCGTTCGACAGCGCCGACCGCGCGCGCCTGCGCACGCTGATGCCGCACCTGATGACGGTATTCGAGGTGCGCACGCGCTGCGCCGCGCAGGTCCGGCTGGCCGGCCTGCTCGCGCGCATCGTGCAGGCCTACCTGCCGCCGGTGCTGGTGCTGGATCGCGATGGCGCCGTGCTGCACGGCGAAATCGCGGCGGACGCCCTGCCGGCGCAACTGCGGCTGGTCGATGGCCGGCTGGCCACGCGCGATGCCGCGCTGCAAAAGCCGCTGCGCGACCGCATCCGCCGTATGGCCGAGGCCGCGCAGGCCGGCAAGCCCGGCCGCGCCAGCCTGGCGCTGGACGAGGCCGATGGCGCCGCCCCCATCCAGCTGACCCTGTGCGCGCTCGGCCCGGACACCAATGCCCAGGGCGGCCAGGCCGGCGCCCTGGTCGGCCTGCTGATCAGCGATCCAGGCCAGGACGCGCGCCAGGCCATGCGCCGGTTCGCCGATCATTTCGCGCTCAGTCCGGCCGAGGAAAAGGTCAGCGCCCTGATCCTGCAAGGCATGACCCCGGCGCGGGTGGCGCGCTCGCTGCACATCTCCGAGCACACCGTGCGCAGCCATCTCAAGCAGATCTTCCGCAAGACCAACACCCACCGCCAGGCCGAGCTGATGAGCCTGCGCGAGCGTGCCGACTACTGA
- a CDS encoding L-threonylcarbamoyladenylate synthase: protein MNAADPAVAHAAACLLAGELAAFPTETVYGLGADAENPQAVARIYAAKGRPSNHPVIVHIAPEGDVDYWASDVPAAARQLIQAFWPGPLTLILKRAPHIGAAVSGGQDSIGIRCPSHPVAQALLRAFAAGKPNGQGGVAAPSANTFGHVSPTRAEHVRAEFPREVAAGMPVLDGGDAEVGIESTIIDLSRLDQGVGPVLLRPGHISAAQVAAVLGMPVARPDAAAPRASGTLKAHYAPRTPLELLDAAQLPRALAAAPAGVRQAVVALAPAPAGLSADVHWRMAPAGPARYAQALYALLRELDRQGYARILVEQPPRSGDWDAVNDRIGRAAAAFSLDTTDLPGT, encoded by the coding sequence ATGAACGCCGCCGATCCCGCCGTCGCCCACGCCGCCGCCTGCCTGCTGGCCGGCGAGCTGGCGGCCTTTCCCACCGAAACCGTGTACGGCCTGGGCGCCGACGCCGAGAATCCGCAGGCGGTGGCGCGCATCTACGCCGCCAAGGGCCGGCCGTCGAATCATCCGGTCATCGTCCATATCGCTCCCGAAGGCGATGTCGATTACTGGGCCAGCGACGTGCCCGCGGCGGCGCGCCAGTTGATCCAGGCGTTCTGGCCCGGGCCGCTGACGCTCATCCTCAAGCGCGCGCCCCACATCGGGGCGGCGGTCAGCGGCGGCCAGGACAGCATCGGCATCCGTTGCCCTTCGCACCCGGTGGCGCAGGCGCTGCTGCGCGCCTTCGCGGCCGGCAAGCCCAACGGGCAGGGCGGGGTGGCGGCGCCGTCGGCCAATACGTTCGGCCACGTGTCGCCCACCCGGGCCGAGCACGTGCGCGCCGAGTTCCCGCGCGAAGTCGCCGCCGGCATGCCGGTGCTCGACGGCGGCGATGCCGAGGTCGGCATCGAATCCACCATCATCGACCTGTCGCGCCTGGACCAGGGCGTGGGCCCGGTGCTGTTGCGGCCTGGCCATATCAGCGCGGCGCAGGTGGCCGCCGTGCTGGGCATGCCGGTCGCGCGCCCGGACGCCGCGGCGCCGCGCGCCTCGGGCACGCTCAAGGCGCATTACGCGCCGCGCACGCCGCTGGAGCTGCTCGACGCCGCGCAGTTGCCGCGCGCGCTGGCGGCCGCGCCCGCCGGCGTACGCCAGGCGGTCGTGGCCCTGGCGCCGGCGCCTGCCGGATTGTCCGCCGACGTGCACTGGCGCATGGCCCCGGCCGGCCCGGCGCGCTACGCGCAGGCGCTGTACGCGCTGCTGCGCGAACTCGACCGGCAAGGCTATGCGCGCATCCTGGTCGAGCAGCCGCCGCGATCCGGCGACTGGGACGCGGTCAACGACCGCATCGGCCGCGCCGCGGCCGCCTTCTCTCTCGATACCACCGACCTGCCCGGCACCTGA
- a CDS encoding DUF5993 family protein, with the protein MNYFVLLRYTRPSSHKGKRKGSDEMLMMLPFLSGALAVWFGILGKRRPCFALWLVTLAVFAVGAHRYMTGPVPLPLAL; encoded by the coding sequence GTGAATTATTTCGTATTGTTACGTTATACTCGCCCTTCATCCCATAAAGGCAAACGCAAGGGGAGCGATGAAATGCTCATGATGTTGCCATTTCTGAGCGGAGCACTGGCCGTCTGGTTCGGCATCCTGGGCAAGCGGCGGCCCTGTTTCGCACTTTGGCTGGTGACGCTGGCGGTGTTCGCCGTGGGCGCGCATCGCTACATGACCGGCCCCGTGCCCTTGCCGCTGGCGCTCTGA